In Stieleria varia, one genomic interval encodes:
- a CDS encoding FHA domain-containing protein — protein MNRKSSRDTDEEPVIQTVAEPLQQFLQKQALPQTPPKNVSAAETSQSPQVRAFRPTNRQPLALLTILDDGSRDEGETVRLRDSKFTIGREKGDLVIPFDSDISGQHAELRCQKQKGRFRWYLIDRKSTNGTFVRAFRASLSRESELVLGGRRYLFQLPETSVEATETEALQTNAYRAPTRTMLEQFVPRLTEAGTGEKNSRSFSLGGNEIFLGGDPRCQIAIEDDPFISPKHARLYQDETERWMIEDQKSLNGIWIRVKKFPIDKQTEFQLGQQRFRFQPNVA, from the coding sequence ATGAACCGAAAATCATCACGCGACACAGACGAAGAACCCGTCATTCAAACGGTCGCCGAGCCGTTGCAGCAATTCTTGCAAAAGCAGGCTTTGCCGCAAACGCCACCGAAGAACGTTTCGGCCGCCGAGACCTCGCAGTCACCACAGGTGCGCGCATTCCGCCCCACCAATCGCCAGCCCTTGGCCCTATTGACGATTCTTGATGACGGCAGTCGAGATGAAGGTGAAACGGTTCGACTGCGTGATTCCAAGTTCACGATCGGTCGTGAGAAAGGCGATCTAGTCATTCCGTTTGATAGCGACATTTCTGGTCAGCACGCAGAACTACGTTGTCAAAAACAGAAGGGGCGTTTCCGCTGGTATTTGATTGACCGCAAAAGCACGAACGGGACGTTCGTCCGCGCATTCCGTGCATCGCTCTCTCGCGAAAGTGAACTCGTCCTCGGCGGTCGCCGATACCTCTTTCAGCTACCCGAAACTAGTGTCGAAGCCACGGAGACAGAAGCTCTGCAGACCAATGCGTATCGAGCGCCGACTCGCACCATGCTGGAACAATTTGTCCCGCGGCTGACCGAGGCCGGAACCGGCGAGAAGAACTCACGCTCGTTCTCACTTGGAGGCAACGAGATCTTTCTTGGTGGAGATCCTCGCTGCCAAATTGCGATCGAAGACGATCCGTTCATCAGTCCCAAACACGCCCGTCTGTACCAAGACGAAACGGAACGATGGATGATTGAAGACCAGAAATCATTGAACGGCATCTGGATTCGAGTCAAAAAATTCCCAATCGACAAACAAACGGAATTTCAACTCGGACAGCAACGTTTTCGCTTCCAGCCCAATGTTGCCTAA
- a CDS encoding FHA domain-containing protein, which yields MPQQSWTIGSDSSCDVVVNNSTVSSQHCRLVSDGSELTLTDLGSTNGTFVNGKRLSGLSKISTTDRITLGQTLPMPWPESLNFVDARPLVNPSRSNRSAKTPQIISLGRGSDNTVVLSGSNISTHHARMLVNDAEIVIEDLGSTNGTSIGKVENKISRAIVQESDTVFLGSIAYQVSDLLSRSEPNSVAPMNRGTNSAQPENVKSNRTVVFAALACSALLVVMIGWLAMRNRGISQTEPSEMLMTASAMPESEDTKIPSATMSAENVEIQSVTESAEVGLSPEEVSPEEALSRSIFLIVCADTERETPFRVGTGFAIDSESIVTTAAVIQAMRSLQQDGYPDAFLFSPATDSELEIASVTTHPQFESADKVAREAQQEHDTIFDQLESQPPNPEAFESVKDRLVAARIKALEAIDQKTTYDVGILRASRPVSHWLPEADVDIKLRANQKLNVAGFAFDIEDPYFDRTAPIELSTIASRFGRLVKSTEGSTNRIVAKGIAQQNDLAYLGSPVMNATGQVVGIYSRPTPPMAESALAPDPSFDAPLIQRVLECLHP from the coding sequence ATGCCTCAGCAATCCTGGACGATTGGATCCGACTCATCCTGTGACGTTGTTGTCAACAACTCGACCGTTTCTAGCCAACATTGTCGGCTTGTTTCCGATGGTAGTGAATTGACTCTGACGGATCTTGGTTCGACCAACGGCACGTTTGTCAACGGAAAACGCCTCTCGGGACTAAGCAAAATCTCTACAACGGATCGAATCACACTCGGTCAAACACTGCCAATGCCTTGGCCAGAAAGTCTAAACTTCGTCGATGCCAGGCCGCTGGTGAATCCGTCGAGATCAAATCGCTCGGCCAAGACACCGCAGATCATCTCACTGGGCCGAGGATCCGACAACACCGTTGTTCTGAGCGGATCGAACATCTCCACGCATCACGCGCGGATGCTCGTCAATGACGCCGAAATCGTGATTGAAGATCTCGGGTCGACGAATGGTACTTCGATCGGAAAAGTTGAGAACAAGATCAGTCGCGCCATCGTTCAAGAGTCTGATACGGTTTTCCTCGGCTCCATCGCGTATCAAGTCTCTGATTTGCTCAGTCGATCGGAACCTAATTCTGTCGCTCCAATGAACCGTGGAACGAACTCAGCTCAGCCAGAAAATGTAAAATCCAATCGCACCGTCGTATTCGCGGCACTCGCGTGCAGTGCGTTACTGGTCGTTATGATCGGTTGGTTGGCAATGCGGAATCGAGGCATCTCGCAAACGGAGCCATCCGAGATGCTGATGACTGCGTCAGCGATGCCGGAATCGGAGGACACCAAAATTCCATCTGCAACAATGAGTGCAGAAAACGTCGAGATTCAGTCGGTGACTGAATCTGCTGAAGTCGGACTGTCGCCCGAGGAAGTATCGCCCGAGGAAGCATTGTCGCGGTCGATATTCTTGATCGTTTGCGCGGATACTGAGCGCGAGACTCCATTTCGCGTCGGCACCGGCTTTGCGATTGATTCCGAGAGCATCGTGACCACGGCAGCCGTGATCCAAGCGATGCGAAGTTTGCAACAGGACGGTTACCCCGATGCATTTTTGTTCTCACCCGCAACCGATAGTGAATTGGAAATCGCGTCCGTCACCACCCACCCGCAGTTCGAGTCTGCCGATAAAGTAGCACGGGAGGCACAGCAGGAACACGACACGATCTTTGATCAGTTGGAATCACAACCGCCCAACCCAGAAGCGTTCGAGAGCGTCAAGGATCGCTTGGTCGCGGCACGTATCAAAGCGTTGGAGGCGATTGATCAAAAGACGACTTACGATGTTGGGATCTTAAGAGCGAGTCGGCCAGTGTCGCATTGGTTGCCCGAGGCAGATGTCGACATCAAACTACGGGCGAATCAAAAGCTGAACGTCGCCGGCTTTGCGTTTGATATCGAAGACCCGTACTTTGATCGTACGGCTCCCATTGAACTTTCGACGATTGCAAGCCGCTTTGGCAGGCTGGTAAAATCGACTGAAGGTTCGACGAATCGTATCGTCGCCAAGGGAATTGCCCAGCAGAATGACCTTGCCTACCTTGGCAGCCCCGTGATGAACGCCACGGGGCAAGTCGTGGGAATCTATTCGCGACCGACACCGCCGATGGCGGAGAGTGCATTGGCCCCCGATCCATCGTTCGATGCTCCATTGATCCAGCGTGTACTTGAATGTCTGCATCCGTAA
- a CDS encoding NAD-dependent epimerase/dehydratase family protein: protein MRTVIRARVLTYRLTGASHSGVELHGFLSYLVHVAVTGKPYTIFGYKGKQVRDQIECSDVVKAFEAFSKNPRPGEVYNIGGRRDNAASVLECITMIEEIGGHKVDFSLGDNNRKSDHICYISNLAKLRRDYPDWDIRVSLKDILSQMIHAEEQKQAVATS, encoded by the coding sequence TTGCGAACGGTCATTCGCGCTCGAGTTCTAACTTATCGCCTGACCGGTGCCAGCCACAGCGGCGTGGAATTGCACGGGTTTCTTAGCTATCTCGTGCACGTCGCTGTGACCGGCAAGCCGTACACGATCTTTGGCTACAAAGGCAAGCAGGTTCGCGATCAGATCGAATGCAGCGACGTGGTCAAAGCGTTTGAAGCGTTCTCTAAGAATCCGCGCCCCGGCGAGGTGTACAACATTGGCGGTCGTCGCGACAACGCGGCGAGCGTCTTGGAGTGCATCACGATGATCGAAGAGATCGGTGGACACAAAGTCGATTTCTCCCTCGGTGACAACAATCGAAAAAGCGACCACATCTGCTACATCAGCAACCTCGCCAAACTTCGCCGCGATTATCCCGACTGGGACATCCGAGTATCGCTCAAGGATATCCTGTCTCAGATGATCCACGCCGAAGAACAAAAACAAGCGGTCGCGACGTCCTGA
- a CDS encoding thioredoxin family protein yields MRFGLRSLIIVLILSVFATAWLHEREQTLPLDWERYSAQRVRQATETGRVVLVSLIARWDVACISNEPYAIHNQEMIRFIRNNKVVLLRADITDGDLEATRLMQRLGLKSVPAFIVHSPCSPDAPVVLSDLTKEQILRDSISQARNCE; encoded by the coding sequence ATGAGATTCGGACTGAGATCACTGATAATCGTCTTGATACTATCAGTTTTTGCCACAGCTTGGTTGCATGAACGTGAACAAACCCTGCCGCTTGATTGGGAACGCTATTCAGCTCAGCGCGTTCGGCAGGCGACAGAAACTGGTCGCGTCGTCTTGGTCTCGTTAATCGCTCGCTGGGACGTCGCCTGCATTTCGAACGAACCGTATGCAATACACAATCAAGAGATGATTCGCTTCATCAGAAACAATAAGGTCGTGCTGCTTCGCGCCGACATTACCGACGGGGATTTGGAAGCAACGCGACTGATGCAACGGCTTGGCCTAAAAAGCGTACCCGCTTTCATCGTGCACTCGCCATGCAGCCCAGACGCTCCCGTTGTTTTGTCCGATCTAACCAAAGAACAAATCCTACGTGATTCAATCTCGCAGGCGCGCAATTGTGAATGA
- a CDS encoding tyrosine-type recombinase/integrase, whose protein sequence is MARKGEGGFKTGTPIEPDTITEYGRRGIQAASTHKPGACHVFRHSMATAMHENGADLTLIQQILGHAKSDTTQIYARTSFRKLLEIHDKTHPAERKEN, encoded by the coding sequence GTGGCGCGAAAAGGGGAAGGGGGTTTTAAAACAGGTACTCCGATCGAACCCGACACGATCACCGAGTACGGTCGCCGGGGTATCCAAGCTGCCAGCACCCACAAACCGGGAGCCTGTCACGTCTTTCGACACAGCATGGCCACCGCGATGCACGAAAACGGAGCGGACCTGACGCTGATCCAGCAAATCCTCGGCCACGCCAAGAGCGACACGACGCAAATTTACGCGCGAACGTCATTCCGCAAGCTCTTGGAAATCCACGACAAAACGCACCCTGCAGAGCGAAAAGAAAACTAA
- a CDS encoding DUF1963 domain-containing protein, which produces MTNSTPVPFFFLLFFLVHLVSINTALADEPGKMKIQPVNHNTVLSLIQGIEDLEQREFDLGQLKKITSDLGPPAFADYYIFEKGAGDCDFCTKLGGLPFVDNRFSWPVVNNKPMTFVAQLYLGESWDILNARQGNRTFAFDVISIFAESTFPDGSSHSIRVYGSNSRTGKRASASEVPDGVRVLTEARGKRFRLSIFPNAQHKGVFVNNHIDIDIAFPRGSFVSCYTKNIQPSDWRANEINEQGSGVAVFFGIDFVNLPELGLNLPKLLQGVHPIDRNWLSLGGGQVIVSSSSGELSSFFQR; this is translated from the coding sequence GTGACCAATTCAACCCCCGTCCCGTTTTTTTTCCTGTTGTTTTTCCTGGTGCATTTGGTTTCCATCAATACCGCGTTGGCAGATGAGCCTGGAAAAATGAAGATCCAACCAGTCAATCACAATACTGTGCTCTCGCTCATTCAGGGGATCGAAGATCTTGAGCAACGGGAATTTGATTTGGGACAATTGAAGAAGATTACATCGGATCTCGGGCCGCCTGCGTTCGCGGACTATTATATTTTTGAAAAGGGGGCGGGAGACTGCGACTTCTGCACGAAGCTAGGGGGGCTTCCGTTTGTCGACAATAGGTTTAGCTGGCCAGTCGTGAACAATAAGCCGATGACATTTGTCGCACAGCTCTATTTAGGTGAATCTTGGGATATATTGAACGCCCGCCAAGGGAATCGTACATTTGCATTTGATGTGATTTCAATTTTCGCGGAATCGACGTTTCCAGACGGTAGCAGCCATTCGATCCGTGTGTACGGCTCAAACTCTCGTACTGGAAAGCGTGCTTCGGCGAGCGAAGTGCCTGATGGTGTTCGCGTCCTTACTGAGGCTAGAGGAAAGCGATTTAGGTTAAGCATCTTCCCGAATGCGCAGCACAAAGGAGTTTTCGTCAACAATCACATTGATATTGACATCGCATTCCCAAGAGGTTCATTTGTTTCATGCTATACAAAAAATATTCAGCCGAGCGACTGGAGGGCTAACGAAATTAATGAGCAAGGTTCAGGTGTAGCGGTATTTTTCGGCATCGACTTTGTAAACTTACCAGAATTGGGATTAAATCTTCCCAAGTTACTGCAGGGCGTTCATCCAATTGATCGCAATTGGCTGTCGCTAGGAGGGGGGCAGGTTATTGTTTCGTCGAGCTCTGGTGAGCTATCATCTTTTTTTCAGCGTTGA
- a CDS encoding efflux RND transporter periplasmic adaptor subunit → MSEAKVLEQPVTSPQPISAIPLSREQPPSDLPSDALPTRLGIVDRARGFVFGWMPSVLVVAVLAGMAWFGHQNDWKLPKFSSVAEDVANADPAWCDSHGVPEEACIVCQPGLIEDAAELTFCREHGVHGCVLCHPRLAETKQPTEPTTSDLARAERALMLTHRKENIAVSSTPGTRIQFASLEAMTKAGVDVEPVERRAITEEITAAGEIRYDETKTAQVSPQIDGIVRRAMVQVGDWVKAGDVMAVIDSQEAGRLKTALLSALLYEQLKQDQHDRVAKLAPSGAISGSRVMEAKTELRQANANVEQAIRAFTNLGLHVDIERLRGEDLAKAKAIIRSIGADHIKDVEDSDNLVAVTAPIEGRVVDRLATIGQVVDRGSNIFRIVDTRAVWLDLRVAAEQASLVRIGQTVRYLPDGQTTTHEGRVSWISTDVDPQTRTVRVRTELSNTDESLRNESFGAGQIVLREESDAIVVPESSLQWDGTGHVVFVRDARFFEKNRPKFFVARSVRPGVRRDKFVEIIAGVLPGEVVASSGSDVLRAQLLKSNLGAGCTCGH, encoded by the coding sequence ATGTCTGAAGCTAAAGTTCTTGAACAACCCGTCACTTCGCCTCAGCCAATCTCCGCCATACCCCTCTCACGCGAGCAACCGCCATCGGATCTGCCATCGGATGCATTGCCGACTCGTTTGGGAATCGTTGATCGTGCGAGAGGTTTCGTTTTCGGTTGGATGCCCTCCGTCTTGGTCGTCGCTGTGTTGGCTGGGATGGCTTGGTTCGGTCATCAAAACGATTGGAAACTGCCAAAGTTCAGTAGCGTGGCTGAGGATGTCGCAAATGCCGATCCCGCTTGGTGCGACAGTCATGGGGTGCCCGAGGAAGCGTGCATCGTTTGCCAACCGGGCCTGATCGAGGACGCGGCCGAGTTGACGTTCTGCCGAGAACATGGTGTTCACGGATGCGTACTGTGTCACCCGAGGCTGGCTGAAACGAAACAGCCAACGGAACCCACCACCAGCGACCTGGCTCGGGCGGAACGTGCCTTGATGTTGACACATCGCAAAGAAAACATCGCTGTCAGCAGCACTCCTGGAACTCGGATTCAGTTCGCGTCACTCGAAGCGATGACCAAAGCGGGCGTTGACGTCGAGCCCGTTGAGAGGCGTGCCATCACCGAGGAAATCACTGCGGCTGGCGAGATTCGATACGACGAGACCAAGACGGCCCAAGTCTCGCCGCAAATCGATGGGATCGTGCGGCGAGCGATGGTGCAAGTCGGTGACTGGGTGAAAGCCGGCGACGTAATGGCCGTGATCGACTCGCAAGAAGCCGGACGGCTGAAGACCGCGTTGTTGTCTGCGTTGCTGTACGAACAACTCAAGCAAGATCAACACGATCGCGTTGCCAAGCTGGCCCCGAGCGGTGCCATTTCCGGCAGCCGAGTCATGGAAGCAAAAACGGAATTGCGGCAGGCAAATGCGAACGTGGAACAAGCGATCCGTGCGTTTACCAACCTGGGTTTGCACGTGGACATCGAGAGACTGCGTGGGGAGGATCTCGCGAAGGCGAAAGCGATCATTCGTTCGATTGGTGCAGACCACATCAAGGATGTCGAGGACAGCGACAATCTCGTTGCCGTCACCGCGCCCATAGAAGGTCGTGTCGTCGATCGACTCGCGACGATCGGGCAAGTCGTCGATCGTGGCAGCAATATATTCCGCATCGTCGACACTCGCGCTGTGTGGCTTGATCTGAGAGTCGCGGCGGAACAAGCATCATTGGTTCGGATCGGTCAAACCGTTCGCTATTTGCCGGACGGTCAAACAACGACACACGAAGGAAGAGTTTCTTGGATTAGCACAGACGTTGATCCTCAAACGCGCACCGTTCGGGTTCGTACAGAGCTTTCCAACACGGATGAAAGCCTACGAAATGAATCATTCGGCGCGGGACAGATCGTATTGCGTGAGGAGTCCGACGCGATCGTTGTCCCCGAATCATCGTTGCAATGGGATGGGACAGGACATGTCGTTTTTGTGAGGGACGCGAGGTTCTTTGAAAAGAATCGCCCCAAGTTCTTTGTCGCGCGCAGTGTGCGGCCAGGCGTAAGGCGAGACAAATTCGTCGAAATCATCGCGGGCGTTTTGCCAGGCGAAGTGGTCGCGTCAAGCGGCAGCGACGTGCTGCGGGCTCAGTTGCTCAAGAGCAACCTTGGTGCCGGCTGCACCTGCGGCCACTGA
- a CDS encoding efflux RND transporter permease subunit, whose product MLERLIEVSLHHRVAVLLGVIVLIATGGYALSRLDIDAFPDTTPVMVQVNTTAASLAPEEIERQITYPIEQSLSGLPALENIRSVSKFGFSQVVVTFEDGTDIYFARQVVGERLATVELPMGVSRPKMGPVATGLGEVFHYILTYPGVDFSALPDEERLHLLTELRTTHDWVVKPQLRTVPGTAEINSWGGYEKQFQVRLDPAGLVSRGLTFGEVVTALQQNNRNVGGGNIDRMGEMLLVQGLGRTTDIEQIGNIVIKAVDGVPVRIRDVSTVDIGHEIRRGAVTADGRGEAVMGLGFMLMGENTHQYTEALKKRIEEIKSNLPSGMALVTMYDRTELVDSVIDTVRKNLFEGGLLVVAVLFFFLGNLRAGLIVALAIPLSMLFAFTGMWRFGIAASLLSLGAIDFGLVVDSSVVMIENCTRHLSEANPLKRSRLEIVRDAAVEVRGPTMFGELIIMIVYLPILTLEGIEGKMFRPMAMTVIFALAGSMLMSMTLMPVLASLLLPKKMTDREPLLVRLLKRLYHPVLHFTMRQKFAVIGFASGVLLIAFGMIAPNLGTEFMPQLSEGAVAINVVRLAGTELDDSLRFNSQMERVLLDEFPDEVAHVWSRIGSAEIATDPMGLELTDVFITLRPRSQWKQASSQSELTRRFEQTLRDLPGQRLAYTQPIKLRLDELGTGSRSDIAVKLYGDDLDTLSAKAAEIEQVLLAVEGSADVGATQLTGQPMLQIKIKQDVIARYGIPASSVLDLVEAIGNRPVGDVFEGQLRFPLVIRLPKANRDDPDAIAAIPVTTPAGEQIPLGRLADVVLTTGPSQIAREWGQRRVTVSVNVRGRDVGGFVAEARRKLDEKIVMPSSRYYIEFGGQFEHMIAARQRLMIVVPVALVLIFSLLYMTYGNIVDTVRVFTGIPFAWTGGIIALWLRDMPFSISAAVGFVALSGVAVLDDMLLVSCIRQLREKGMALEKAVEQAALTRLRPVLMTTLVAALGFIPMAFSTGMGAEVQRPLATVVIGGVISAMVMSLLVLRVLYMVFQGPIHADEHNSPGNGPTRKVDGESLSDVEAIGRHSVSRQPNRLGVDVC is encoded by the coding sequence GTGCTTGAACGACTAATTGAAGTATCGCTGCATCATCGCGTTGCCGTCTTGCTGGGCGTCATCGTCTTGATCGCCACCGGCGGCTATGCACTCAGCCGCCTGGACATCGATGCTTTTCCCGACACGACGCCGGTGATGGTTCAAGTCAACACGACGGCGGCATCGCTTGCACCGGAGGAGATCGAGCGGCAGATCACCTACCCGATCGAGCAATCATTGAGCGGATTGCCAGCTTTGGAGAACATTCGTTCGGTGTCAAAGTTTGGATTCTCACAGGTCGTCGTCACTTTCGAGGACGGCACCGACATTTACTTTGCTCGGCAGGTCGTTGGCGAACGACTGGCGACCGTTGAGCTGCCCATGGGAGTTAGTCGTCCCAAGATGGGCCCCGTCGCGACGGGACTTGGTGAAGTGTTCCATTACATACTGACTTATCCTGGCGTCGACTTTTCGGCGTTGCCCGACGAAGAGCGATTGCATTTACTGACTGAACTGCGGACGACGCATGACTGGGTCGTCAAACCACAGCTAAGAACGGTTCCTGGTACGGCAGAGATTAACAGTTGGGGCGGGTATGAAAAGCAGTTTCAGGTTCGGCTTGATCCGGCCGGATTGGTGTCACGCGGGTTGACGTTTGGCGAGGTTGTCACGGCACTTCAGCAAAACAACCGTAACGTCGGAGGGGGCAACATCGACCGCATGGGCGAAATGCTGCTGGTGCAGGGTCTCGGACGAACGACGGACATCGAACAGATCGGCAACATTGTCATCAAAGCCGTTGATGGAGTGCCGGTTCGCATTCGCGACGTTTCAACCGTCGATATTGGTCATGAAATTCGCCGCGGAGCGGTGACAGCGGATGGGCGAGGTGAAGCGGTGATGGGACTCGGTTTCATGTTGATGGGCGAGAACACTCACCAATACACCGAAGCGTTAAAGAAGAGGATCGAAGAAATCAAGTCCAACCTGCCGTCCGGTATGGCCTTGGTGACCATGTACGATCGAACCGAGTTGGTCGATTCGGTGATCGACACGGTTCGCAAGAACCTTTTTGAAGGCGGTTTGTTGGTTGTCGCGGTGTTGTTCTTCTTTCTCGGGAATCTGCGAGCCGGATTGATTGTGGCTTTGGCGATCCCGTTGTCGATGCTGTTCGCATTCACCGGCATGTGGCGTTTCGGAATCGCCGCCAGCTTGCTCAGTCTCGGTGCGATCGACTTTGGGTTGGTCGTCGACAGTTCCGTCGTGATGATCGAGAACTGTACGCGACATTTGAGCGAAGCCAATCCATTGAAGCGAAGTCGCTTGGAGATCGTTCGCGACGCAGCCGTTGAGGTGCGTGGACCGACGATGTTTGGTGAGCTCATCATCATGATCGTCTATCTGCCGATCCTGACGCTGGAAGGCATCGAGGGCAAAATGTTCCGTCCCATGGCGATGACGGTCATTTTTGCACTGGCCGGATCCATGCTGATGTCGATGACGTTGATGCCCGTGTTGGCGAGTTTGCTGTTGCCGAAAAAGATGACCGATCGCGAACCATTGCTCGTTCGTTTGCTGAAGCGTCTTTATCACCCCGTGTTGCATTTTACGATGCGGCAAAAGTTCGCCGTGATCGGTTTCGCATCAGGCGTTTTGCTGATCGCGTTTGGAATGATCGCTCCGAATCTCGGAACCGAGTTCATGCCACAGCTTAGCGAGGGTGCCGTTGCCATCAATGTGGTTCGCCTGGCGGGAACCGAACTCGATGATTCCCTGCGTTTCAATTCGCAGATGGAACGTGTGTTGCTCGATGAGTTTCCCGACGAAGTGGCGCATGTTTGGAGCCGTATCGGTTCGGCAGAGATCGCGACCGATCCAATGGGACTCGAATTGACGGACGTCTTCATCACGCTGCGTCCCCGCAGTCAGTGGAAACAAGCGTCCAGCCAAAGTGAGTTGACGCGGCGATTCGAGCAGACCCTCCGCGATTTGCCCGGCCAGCGACTCGCCTATACCCAACCGATCAAACTGCGACTGGATGAACTCGGAACCGGCAGTCGTAGTGATATCGCCGTGAAGCTGTACGGTGATGACCTGGATACGCTGTCTGCGAAAGCAGCTGAGATCGAGCAAGTGCTGCTCGCTGTTGAGGGCTCAGCGGACGTGGGTGCGACCCAATTGACAGGTCAACCGATGCTGCAAATCAAGATCAAACAGGACGTGATTGCTCGCTACGGCATCCCTGCGTCATCGGTGCTAGATCTTGTCGAAGCGATCGGGAACCGGCCTGTCGGTGACGTTTTTGAAGGTCAGTTGCGTTTTCCCTTGGTTATTCGTCTACCGAAGGCGAACCGCGATGACCCGGATGCGATTGCCGCGATTCCGGTGACCACACCGGCGGGCGAGCAGATTCCGTTGGGGCGTTTGGCAGATGTCGTCTTGACGACGGGGCCTTCGCAAATTGCCCGTGAATGGGGGCAACGACGCGTGACGGTTTCGGTCAATGTGCGAGGCCGTGATGTCGGCGGTTTCGTTGCCGAAGCTCGGCGAAAGCTTGACGAAAAAATCGTGATGCCATCGTCGCGTTACTACATCGAGTTCGGCGGACAGTTTGAACACATGATCGCTGCTCGCCAGAGGTTGATGATTGTGGTGCCTGTGGCACTGGTGTTGATTTTTTCATTGCTGTACATGACCTATGGAAACATCGTCGATACGGTTCGGGTTTTCACGGGAATCCCCTTCGCGTGGACCGGCGGCATCATCGCCTTGTGGCTTCGTGACATGCCGTTTTCGATTTCGGCAGCGGTCGGGTTTGTCGCTTTATCGGGTGTGGCGGTACTTGACGACATGCTGTTGGTGTCGTGCATTCGACAGCTTCGCGAAAAAGGCATGGCACTGGAGAAAGCGGTCGAGCAGGCTGCTTTGACTCGTCTGCGTCCGGTGCTCATGACGACACTTGTCGCGGCGTTGGGATTCATCCCGATGGCATTCAGTACTGGAATGGGTGCCGAGGTTCAACGACCGCTCGCAACCGTCGTGATCGGCGGCGTCATCAGTGCGATGGTGATGTCGCTGCTGGTACTGAGAGTGCTGTACATGGTCTTTCAAGGTCCGATTCATGCGGACGAACACAACTCACCGGGCAATGGCCCAACTCGCAAAGTCGATGGCGAGTCATTGTCTGATGTCGAAGCAATCGGCAGACATTCCGTTTCAAGGCAACCGAATCGTCTCGGTGTCGATGTTTGCTGA
- a CDS encoding RND transporter — protein MRLFFSMMLAALVSVGITGCGEKTQEVVHEHAEGDHAEGEHAADKHAEGEHASHDHSGWWCNEHGVPEEECALCKTSLIADFKAKGDWCDEHNRPDSQCFICNPDNFSKFASRYEAKFGEQPPKPTE, from the coding sequence ATGAGATTGTTTTTTTCAATGATGTTGGCAGCGTTGGTATCCGTCGGCATCACTGGGTGTGGGGAGAAAACTCAAGAGGTCGTCCATGAGCATGCGGAAGGTGACCATGCGGAAGGTGAGCATGCGGCAGACAAGCATGCGGAAGGTGAGCATGCTTCGCACGACCACAGCGGTTGGTGGTGCAATGAACACGGTGTTCCCGAGGAAGAGTGTGCATTGTGCAAGACTTCGCTGATCGCTGACTTCAAAGCGAAAGGGGACTGGTGCGATGAGCACAATCGCCCTGATTCGCAGTGTTTCATCTGCAACCCAGACAACTTCAGCAAGTTTGCGTCCCGCTACGAAGCCAAGTTCGGCGAACAACCGCCCAAGCCAACTGAATAA
- a CDS encoding SAM-dependent methyltransferase: MLRFHFAAIAWSVTIVGLFTTVAHSTADDRSVEPVESAITVPTPDDVVAKMLDLVKVKKDDVLYDLGCGDGRIVVAAAVKYRCRAVGFDINPLKIDQSRERVKQAGVQSLVRIEQKDIFKVDLAPATVLTLYLLPEMNDQLVPQIQKMKAGTRIVCHDFPIEAFQPEQRITIKSVETDAPHEIFLYRLPLKPRK, encoded by the coding sequence ATGCTTCGATTTCATTTTGCGGCCATTGCATGGAGTGTCACAATCGTCGGCTTATTCACCACTGTGGCTCACTCGACGGCAGATGACCGGTCCGTTGAACCGGTCGAAAGTGCCATCACGGTCCCAACGCCGGACGATGTCGTCGCCAAGATGCTGGACTTGGTCAAAGTCAAAAAGGACGACGTGTTGTACGACCTCGGATGTGGCGATGGACGGATCGTCGTTGCCGCGGCGGTCAAGTATCGATGTCGCGCGGTTGGATTCGACATCAACCCGTTAAAGATCGATCAATCTCGTGAACGAGTCAAACAAGCGGGCGTCCAGTCGTTGGTTCGCATCGAACAGAAAGACATTTTCAAAGTGGATCTGGCACCGGCGACGGTGCTGACGTTGTATCTGTTGCCCGAGATGAATGATCAACTGGTCCCACAAATCCAGAAAATGAAGGCCGGAACCCGCATCGTCTGTCACGATTTTCCCATCGAAGCGTTCCAACCGGAGCAAAGGATCACGATCAAATCCGTTGAAACGGACGCCCCGCATGAAATCTTCCTCTACCGTCTGCCCCTGAAACCACGCAAGTAA